DNA sequence from the Streptomyces sp. CA-210063 genome:
CCGCACGCTCTACGCCCAGGCGTCCGACGTCACTTCCGCCGTCAGGGTGGGCGAGAACCCGATCGAGATCGTCCTCTCCGACGGCTGGTACCGGGGCCAGGTCGGCGCGTTCCGCCTGCCGGCCGGCTGGGGCACGGTACTCGGCGCACGTGCCGAGCTGCACATCGCCTACGTGGACGGTTCACGCCAGGTCGTGCGCAGCGACGAGACCTGGACGAGCACCCGGTCGGCCCTCACCAGAGCCGACCTCATGGACGGGCAGACCACCGACTTCCGTACCGGGCCGGGTCCCGGACAGCCCGTCCTCGTCGATCAGGTCGAGGCCCCGGCGATCGACTGGTCGCCGGCACCGCCCGTGCGCGTCATCGCATCGCATCCAGCACAGTCGGTCACACAGCTGCGAGACGGGCTGTGGATCGCCGACTTCGGCCAGAACGCCTCCGGCTGGATCGCCCTCGGCGACCTGGGCCCGGCCGGCACCCGCACCGTCATCGACTACGGCGAACACGTCGGCCCCGACGGCGACCTGACGACCACCCACCTGGACTCCACGCGCCCCGGAGAGGAGCCGATCCCTTTCGTCCAGCGCGACGAGGTCGTCTCGGCGGGCCGGGACCAGACGTTCGAGCCACGCCATACCGTGCACGGTTTCCGGTACGCGCGCGTCCGCCGCGACGACGCCCCGCTCGACCCCGCGAGCATCACGATGCGCGTCGTCCACACCGACCTGCGCCGCACCGGAACCTTCGCCTGCGGCGATGACGACCTCAACCGCCTTCACGAGATCGCCGACTGGAGCTTTCGCGGCAACGCCGTCGACGTACCCACGGACTGCCCGACCCGCGAACGCCTCGCCTGGACCGGCGACTACCAGGTCTTCGCACCGACCGCCACGCGCCTGTACGACGTCCTCGGCTTCAGCCGCACATGGCTCCGCTCGGTCCGCGACGACCAACTGCCCGACGGCCGGATCGCCAACTTCTCGCCCGACGGCCGCCGCATCAAGCACCACCTCGACGACCAGTTCGCCATGATGACCGGCTCCGCCGGCTGGGGTGACGCGATCGTCGCCGTCCCCTGGGAGTTGTACGAGTCCTACGGCGACCGGGAGGTCCTCGCCGAGAACTGGGAGGCGATGGTCCGCTGGGTCGAGTGGGCGCTGCGGACCGCCCGCACCGCCCGCCACCAGTCCCGTATCGAGCGCTCGGCCGAGCCACTGCCGCACGAGCGGTACGTGTGGGACGGCTCCTTCCACTGGGGCGAGTGGACCGAGCCGAAGGAGAAGGCCGCCGACGGCACCCGCGTCGACCCGGTCCGCACCGATCCGATCGCCTGGTTCATGGCCGACAAGGGTGAGGTCGGCACGGCGTTCCTGTACCGCTCGACGTCGACCCTCGCCGACGTCGCGAGGGTGCTGGGCCGCACCGAGGACGCGGCCCGCTACACCGAGACCGCCGAGCGCGTCCGCGGCGCCTGGCGCACCGAGTTCCTCACCCCCGACGGACGCACCACCGGCGACACCCAGGCCGCCTACGTACGCGCCCTCGCCTTCGGACTCGTCCCCGACGAACTGCGCCCGGCCGCCGCCGCACGCCTCGTCGAGCTCGTCCGCGCCGCCGACACCCACCTGGCCACCGGTTTCCTCGCCACCGGCGACCTGCTCCCCGTCCTGGCCGACACCGGCCACGCCGACATCGCCTACGAACTGCTCCTGCGGCGCACCGCACCGTCCTGGCTGTACATGCTCGACCGCGGCGCGACGACCATCTGGGAGGACTGGGAGGGCATCGACGAGAACGGAGATGCCCACGACTCCCTGAACCACTACAGCAAGGGCGCCGTGATCCGTTTCCTGCACACCCACACGCTGGGACTGCGCCAGGCACCGGGGTCGGTCGCCTGGGAGTCCTTCGAGGTCGCGCCCGTCCCCCACCCGTCGCTGACCTGGGCCCGGGGGACACACGAGTCCCCGCAGGGCACGATCACCGTCGAGTGGCGGACGACCGGCGACGAGCTGACCATCACCGTCGGCGTGCCGCCGGCCACCACCGCGCGGGTCGTCTTCCCCGACGGCACCACCGAGACCGCCACGACAGGCACCTTCCGTGCCACTCGCCGTATCGAGAAATGAACCCCAACCATGTAGTAACTTTTTGATGTTCAACTGCTGCGCACGACCTGTACGAACCGGCTTCAAAGGGGAAAGTGAGCGCACCGTGGGTCAGGCAACAGCGCGCGGGCCGTACGCCAAGACACCGGCCCGCCGAGCGGAGATCGTACGGGCGGCGCGCGACAGTTTCGCCGAGAACGGCTACGCCAAGGCCTCCCTGCGGGACATCGCGGAGCGGGCCGGCATCACCCACGCCGGACTGCTCCACCACTTCCGCAACAAGGAGGAGCTCCTCGCCGCGGTGCTCGCCGAGCGGGATTCCGAGGAGTGGCAGCACGGCGCGGCACAGGTCGACAGCCTCGACCGGCTCGCGCCCTACCTCGGTGAGCTCATCCGTCACCACCAGAAGGCCCCGGAGCTCATGCGTCTGTGGATCGAGCTCGCCGCCGCGGCCTCACGCACAGATCATCCCGCCCACACCTACTTCGTCGAGCGCTACGAACGCGGGCGCACGCAGTTCGCCGAAGGATTCCTCGACAAGGCGGCCCGCGGCCGGCTGCGTGAGGGCGTCAGCCCCGAGAGTGCCGCGGCTCTCTTCCATGCCGTGCTCAACGGCCTCCAGTTGCAGTGGGTCCTCGACCAGGACCTCGACATCATCGGCCCGCTCAACGACTTCGTCCGCCTGCTCCTCGACCGGGACGACCGAGACGACCGGGACGACCGGTAGGCGGAGCGTCACCAGCTGGTGCGGGTGAGGTGGCGTGGGGTGAGGTGGCGTGGGGTGCGCCTGACCCGAGTCAGTTGTTCGTCAGCGCTCGTCACGGATGCGCGGCCAGCGGATCGAGGAACGTCAGTACGGAGGCGTCCTCCTCGATCAGCGGGGTGAGGGCGGCGTTGAACGGGGCGCCGTACGGGGCGGCCAGGTGGGCCTTGAAGGCGTCCTCGTCCCGGTAGACCTCGAAGATCCAGTAGGCGCGCGGGGCGGCCGCCTTGGTGTAGACGTCGAAGGACAGGTTGCCTTCCTCCTCGCGCACCTTCAGGGCGTAGTCCCGGATCAGACGGGCGACCTCGTCCTGCGCCCCCTCGCGGGCGGTGAACTCGGCGAGCAGGGTTTTCGTCATGGTTGCGGGTCCTTGTCAGCGGGGGCGGTCGAGGTGGACGGCGTACGGTCCGTCAGGCGTCGGCGGCGGTCGCGAACCGCGCCAACTGGTCCTGCCACGGCGGGTTCGGGCCGGCGACCGAGCAGGTCAGGGCCGCGACCCGCGCGGCGAACAGGCAGGCTGCCTCTACATCGCCGAGACGCAGGTCCGTCAGCCTGCCGCCGAGGAGTCCGCGGGCGCCGAGGTGGTGCAGCAGTCCGGCGGTGAAGGAGTCCCCCGCACCGACCGTGTCGACGACCGGCGTCGCCACCGCGGGCACCCGCACCCGTTCCCCGTCGAGCGAGGCCAGGGCGCCGTCGCCGCCGCGCGTGATCACGACGAGCCGCGCCCCCGCCGCATGCCAGGTGTCGCACGCCTGCTCGGGCGGCGTCCCGGGCAGCAGGAGCTCCAGGTCGTCCTCGCTCAGCCGCAGCACATCCGCGAGGCCACACCAGTGCGCCAGCCGGGCGCGGTAGACCTCGGGGCGCACCAGGAGCGGGCGGACGTTGGGGTCGACGCTGATGGTGGCCCGGGGGGCGGCCGCCGCCAGGAAGTCCTCCACCACGGCCGCCCCCGGTTCCTTGACCAGGGCCAGCGACCCGGTGTGTACGCAGGCGGTGTCGGCCAGATCCACCCCGGCCAGTTCCGCGCTCGTCCACTGCCAGTCGGCGGTGGCCTGAGCGTGGAAGGAGAACGTGGCCTGGCCCTGGGTGTCCAGCTCGGCCACGGCCAGCGTGCTGGGCTCGGCGGCCTCGACGGCGTACGACAGGTCCACCCCGGACGCCTCCAGGTGGGCCCGGAAGAGGCGGCCGAACACATCGCCGGACAGCCGGGCGAGGAAGCGGGCCGGGGTTCCCAACCGGGCCAGGGCGACCGCCGTGTTGGCGGGTCCGCCGCCCGGCAGCACACGCAGGGCGAGTTCGTTCCGGGTACCTGCGGGTTCGGTGAACGCGTCGGCGACGCACTCTCCCAGGACGGTGATCTGGCGAGGGCTCATGGGCTGCTCTTCTCTCGAACTCTCGGAACTCTCGTAACGCGCGGGCAGAAACGGGCACGTCGCGGGCAGTCGCCGAACCACTTCGGGCGGGCCACGGCCACGGGCGTTGCCGATTTGTGACGGGTGCAAGGCATTGACGTTGCCTGGAAGCGGAGTCCATCATCCTGGCCAAGCAGTGTCAACGATGACATAAGTCAACGATGACACCTCGGGACGGCATGCCCCGATGCCGGCCGCTCGCCCGCAATCCCGCAGGAGTCGTTCATGTCACGCATCTCTCGTCTGCCCTCCTCCGTGCTCAGAGCCGCCGCTTGCACGGGCATCGCGGCCCTCACCCTCACCGCCTGTGGCTCCGGATCCGGATCGGGCACCGCGAACTCCGGCTCGGGCAGCGTCAAGGTCGGACTGATCACCAAGACCGACACCAACCCGTTCTTCGTGAAGATGAAGGAGGGCGCGGAGAAGGCCGCCAAGGAGAACGGTGTCGAACTGTCCACCGCGGCGGGCAAGTTCGACGGGGACAACGCCGGTCAGGTCACCGCCATCGAGAACATGGTCGCCGCCGGGGTGAAGGGCATCCTGATCACACCTAGCGACTCCAAGGCGATCGTTCCGGCGATCGAGAAGGCCAAGGCCAAGGGCGTTCTGGTCATCGCCCTGGACACCCCGACCGACCCGGAGAGCGCGGTCGACGCCCTCTTCGCCACCGACAACCTCAAGGCGGGCGAGCTGATCGGCGCGTACGCCAAGGCCGCCATGAAGGGCAAGTCGGCGAAGATAGCCATGCTCGACCTCGCGCCGGGCGTCTCGGTCGGCGTCCAGCGGCACAACGGCTTCCTGAAGGGCTTCGGCGTCGAGGAGGGCGACCCCTCCGTCGTCTGCTCCCAGGACACCGGCGGCGACCAGGCCAAGGGCCAGACGGCGATGGAGAACTGCCTCCAGAAGGAGCCGGACATCAACGTCGTCTACACCATCAACGAGCCGGCCGCACTGGGCGCGTACACCGCGCTGAAGGCCAAGGGCCGGGAGAAGGACGTCCTGATCGTCTCCGTCGACGGCGGCTGCACCGGGACCGAGGCCGTCAAGGACGGCACGATCGCCGCGACCTCGCAGCAGTATCCGCTGAAGATGGCCGCCGAGGGTGTCAAGGCCGTGGCGACGTACGCCAAGGACGGCGAGAAGGCGTCCGGTTACACCGACACCGGCGTCACCCTGATCACCGACAAGGCGCAGGACGGTGTCACGTCCAAGGACACCGCCTACGGCCTGGAGAACTGCTGGGGCTGAGCCGGCCCCTGAGGACCGTACGACTTTCGCCTCTCCGCTCAGCGGGGCGGCCGTCCCTTCCTCCCCGGCCGGGGGACGGCCGCCCCGCTTGTCCGCTCCTCCCTCCACATTCCTCTCCGGCCAGGGCGGACAACGACTTCTGTCTTCCGACAAGGACTTCGCATGACAGCCACGACCACGCCCCCGGGCACGTCCACGCCGTACTCGGAGCTCAAGGCACCGACCACGGCCCGCCGACTGCTCACGGCGCCGACCACCGGACCCCTGGTCGCCCTCCTTCTGGCCTGTGTCTTCTTCTCCCTCTCCAGCGACCAGTTCCTCACCGGCGGGAACTTCTCGCTGATCGTGCAGCAGGTCATGGTCGTCGGCACCCTCGCCATCGGGCAGACCCTCATCATCCTGACCGCGGGCATCGACCTGTCGTGCGGCGCCGTGATGGCGTTCGGCAGCATCGTGATCGCCAAGATGGCGGCCGAGGGCTCCCTGCCGCCACTCGCCGCGATCGCGCTGGGCCTGGTCGTCTGCGGCGGCTTCGGCCTGCTCAACGGGGCGTTGGTGCAGAAGATCCCGCTGCCGCCGTTCATCGTCACCCTCGGCATGCTCAACGTGGCGTTCGCGCTGACCCACATCTACTCCGAGGAGCAGACGGTCACCAGCCTGCCGGGACCGCTGACGGCGCTCGGGCAGACCTTCCCGCTCGGCAACACCGACATCACCTACGGCTCGCTGGTCACCATCGCCCTGTTCCTCCTCCTCGCCTACGCGCTGAGCAGCACCGGCTGGGGCCGGCACGTCTACGCCCTGGGCAACAGCCCGGAAGCCGCCCGCCTGAACGGCATCCGCACCTCCCGACTGACCATCGGCGTCTACACCGTGGCCGGCGTCCTCTACGGCATCGCCGCCCTGCTGCTCATCTCCCGCACCGGCGTCGGCGACCCGCAGGCCGGGCAGACCGACAACCTCGACAGCATCACCGCCGTGGTCCTCGGCGGCACCAGCCTCTTCGGTGGACGCGGCTCGGTCCTGGGCACCTTCATCGGCGTTCTCATCGTCGGTGTCTTCCGCAACGGCCTGCAGCTGATGGGCGTCGCCTCCATCTACCAGACCCTGATCACCGGCGTCCTGGTGATCCTCGCGGTGACCGTCGACCAGATCTCCCGGAAGAAGGCACGATGACCGCCGCCGACACCCCCACCCCCGTCCTGCAGGCTCGCGGCCTGGTGAAGCGGTACGGCCAGGTCACCGCCATCGACGGCGCCGACTTCGACCTGCTGCCCGGCGAGGTCCTCGCCGTCATCGGCGACAACGGCGCCGGCAAGACCAGCCTCATCAAGGCCCTCACCGGCGCGGTGACCCCCGACGCGGGCGAGATACGCCTGAACGGCAAACCCATCACCTTCTCCGGACCGCAGAGCGCCCGCGCCCACGGCATCGAGACGGTGTACCAGGACCTGGCCGTGGCCGCCTCCATGGACATCGCCTCGAACGTGTTCCTCGGCCGCGAGCTCCGCCGCCCCGGCATCCTCGGCAGCGCCTTCCGCATGCTCGACAAGAAGCGGATGCGTCAGGAGGCCGCCGAGCACATGGCCGACCTGAAGATCGGCCTGCGCTCGCTGACCCAGTCGGTCGAGACCCTCTCGGGCGGTCAGCGGCAGGCCGTGGCGGTCGCCCGCGCCGTCGCCTGGGCCCGCTCCGTCGTCGTCATGGACGAGCCCACCGCCGCCCTCGGCGTCAAGGAGTCCGGCCAGGTCCTGGACCTCATCCGCCGGGTCCGCGACAAGGGCATGCCGGTCGTCCTGATCAGCCACAACATGCCCCATGTCTTCGAGATCGCCGACCGGATCCACGTCCACCGCCTCGGCCGGCGCGCCGCCGTGATCAAGCCCTCCGACTACTCCATGGCGGAGGTCGTCGCCATCATGACCGGCGCGCTCACCGTCGACGAGGCCGGAGATACTGTCGTAGCGGATTCCGCGGCAGCGAAGGCCGCCGGAGTCCAGGCCACTTGACGGATCGACCCCGCTCTCGCATGTTCCGGCCGAGGCCGCGGCCGGAACCGAGAGCCCTCAGGAGACGGTTTCCTCCATGGCAGCGAGCCGCCGCCCCACCTTGGCCGACGTCGCCCGCGAAGTAGGTGTCAGCGCGAAGACGGTCTCCCGTGTCCTCAACGAGGACGGACCCGTCTCGGCGCGGACGCGGGAACAGGTACTCGCCGCGGTGGCCGAGCTGGGCTTCCAGCCGAACCTCATGGCCCGCAACATCCGCGTCGGCGGCCCCGACACCACCATCGGCCTGGTCATCCCCGACCTCGCCAACCCCTTCTTCGGCGCCGTGGCCCGCGCCATCGAGGACACGGTCGGCGAACGCGGACTGACCCTGCTCATGGGTTCCTCCGCGGACGACCCCGACCGTGAACGCGCCCTGACGGACAAGTTCCTCGCCCGCCGCGTCAGCATCCTGATCGTCGTGCCGTCCGTCGGCGCCGACCACTCCCACCTCAGGTCGCAGCGCACGGCGGGGCTGCCCATCGTCTTCCTCGACCGACCAGGAGTGGGCCTGCCCACGGACAGCATCGTCAGCTCCAACCGTGCGGGGGCCCAGGACGGTGTCGCCCACCTCATCGCCCACGGGCACCACCGCATCGGCTTCGTCGGCGACCTGCCCGTCAAGCTGTACACCCGCCGCGAACGCCTCGCCGGATACCGCGCTGCCCTGCGAGCAGCCGACATCCCCTACGACCGCTCGCTGGTCGCCAACGCCCATGATCAGCCGGGCGCCGAGGCCGCGACCGCCCAACTCCTCGAACTGGCCGATCCCCCCACCGCCGTGTTCGCGGGCAACAACATCATGGCGCTCGGCATCGTCGCCCAACTCGCGCGCGACAAACGCAAGGACGTGGCCGTCGTCGCCTTCGACGACGTATCACTCGCCGAGGCACTGGAACCGGCCCTGACCGTCGTCGCCCAGGACCCCGAAGAAATCGGCCGCAGCGCCGCGTCCACGGCCCTGGCCCGCCTCGACGGCGACCGCTCCCGGGCTCGCACCATCACCGTTCCCACCCGGCTGATCATCCGAGGCTC
Encoded proteins:
- a CDS encoding glycoside hydrolase family 78 protein, whose translation is MNNAPYDLRVDSGGDQFTVSGPAPRLSWKPPSDAGCPAGYELECTVDGEAQPAVRVAPGRHRYLPWPWAELGSGRQVAWRVRADGTGGPSPWSQWNAFEVGLLDKDWQARWISPAESVDPGYGKRPAHTLTTRFEARAGVRSARLYATALGVYEAYVNGERAGTAELSPGSSSYDRTLYAQASDVTSAVRVGENPIEIVLSDGWYRGQVGAFRLPAGWGTVLGARAELHIAYVDGSRQVVRSDETWTSTRSALTRADLMDGQTTDFRTGPGPGQPVLVDQVEAPAIDWSPAPPVRVIASHPAQSVTQLRDGLWIADFGQNASGWIALGDLGPAGTRTVIDYGEHVGPDGDLTTTHLDSTRPGEEPIPFVQRDEVVSAGRDQTFEPRHTVHGFRYARVRRDDAPLDPASITMRVVHTDLRRTGTFACGDDDLNRLHEIADWSFRGNAVDVPTDCPTRERLAWTGDYQVFAPTATRLYDVLGFSRTWLRSVRDDQLPDGRIANFSPDGRRIKHHLDDQFAMMTGSAGWGDAIVAVPWELYESYGDREVLAENWEAMVRWVEWALRTARTARHQSRIERSAEPLPHERYVWDGSFHWGEWTEPKEKAADGTRVDPVRTDPIAWFMADKGEVGTAFLYRSTSTLADVARVLGRTEDAARYTETAERVRGAWRTEFLTPDGRTTGDTQAAYVRALAFGLVPDELRPAAAARLVELVRAADTHLATGFLATGDLLPVLADTGHADIAYELLLRRTAPSWLYMLDRGATTIWEDWEGIDENGDAHDSLNHYSKGAVIRFLHTHTLGLRQAPGSVAWESFEVAPVPHPSLTWARGTHESPQGTITVEWRTTGDELTITVGVPPATTARVVFPDGTTETATTGTFRATRRIEK
- a CDS encoding TetR/AcrR family transcriptional regulator; the protein is MGQATARGPYAKTPARRAEIVRAARDSFAENGYAKASLRDIAERAGITHAGLLHHFRNKEELLAAVLAERDSEEWQHGAAQVDSLDRLAPYLGELIRHHQKAPELMRLWIELAAAASRTDHPAHTYFVERYERGRTQFAEGFLDKAARGRLREGVSPESAAALFHAVLNGLQLQWVLDQDLDIIGPLNDFVRLLLDRDDRDDRDDR
- a CDS encoding putative quinol monooxygenase — protein: MTKTLLAEFTAREGAQDEVARLIRDYALKVREEEGNLSFDVYTKAAAPRAYWIFEVYRDEDAFKAHLAAPYGAPFNAALTPLIEEDASVLTFLDPLAAHP
- a CDS encoding carbohydrate kinase family protein, with the translated sequence MSPRQITVLGECVADAFTEPAGTRNELALRVLPGGGPANTAVALARLGTPARFLARLSGDVFGRLFRAHLEASGVDLSYAVEAAEPSTLAVAELDTQGQATFSFHAQATADWQWTSAELAGVDLADTACVHTGSLALVKEPGAAVVEDFLAAAAPRATISVDPNVRPLLVRPEVYRARLAHWCGLADVLRLSEDDLELLLPGTPPEQACDTWHAAGARLVVITRGGDGALASLDGERVRVPAVATPVVDTVGAGDSFTAGLLHHLGARGLLGGRLTDLRLGDVEAACLFAARVAALTCSVAGPNPPWQDQLARFATAADA
- a CDS encoding sugar ABC transporter substrate-binding protein, with protein sequence MSRISRLPSSVLRAAACTGIAALTLTACGSGSGSGTANSGSGSVKVGLITKTDTNPFFVKMKEGAEKAAKENGVELSTAAGKFDGDNAGQVTAIENMVAAGVKGILITPSDSKAIVPAIEKAKAKGVLVIALDTPTDPESAVDALFATDNLKAGELIGAYAKAAMKGKSAKIAMLDLAPGVSVGVQRHNGFLKGFGVEEGDPSVVCSQDTGGDQAKGQTAMENCLQKEPDINVVYTINEPAALGAYTALKAKGREKDVLIVSVDGGCTGTEAVKDGTIAATSQQYPLKMAAEGVKAVATYAKDGEKASGYTDTGVTLITDKAQDGVTSKDTAYGLENCWG
- a CDS encoding ABC transporter permease; the protein is MTATTTPPGTSTPYSELKAPTTARRLLTAPTTGPLVALLLACVFFSLSSDQFLTGGNFSLIVQQVMVVGTLAIGQTLIILTAGIDLSCGAVMAFGSIVIAKMAAEGSLPPLAAIALGLVVCGGFGLLNGALVQKIPLPPFIVTLGMLNVAFALTHIYSEEQTVTSLPGPLTALGQTFPLGNTDITYGSLVTIALFLLLAYALSSTGWGRHVYALGNSPEAARLNGIRTSRLTIGVYTVAGVLYGIAALLLISRTGVGDPQAGQTDNLDSITAVVLGGTSLFGGRGSVLGTFIGVLIVGVFRNGLQLMGVASIYQTLITGVLVILAVTVDQISRKKAR
- a CDS encoding ATP-binding cassette domain-containing protein, with product MTAADTPTPVLQARGLVKRYGQVTAIDGADFDLLPGEVLAVIGDNGAGKTSLIKALTGAVTPDAGEIRLNGKPITFSGPQSARAHGIETVYQDLAVAASMDIASNVFLGRELRRPGILGSAFRMLDKKRMRQEAAEHMADLKIGLRSLTQSVETLSGGQRQAVAVARAVAWARSVVVMDEPTAALGVKESGQVLDLIRRVRDKGMPVVLISHNMPHVFEIADRIHVHRLGRRAAVIKPSDYSMAEVVAIMTGALTVDEAGDTVVADSAAAKAAGVQAT
- a CDS encoding LacI family DNA-binding transcriptional regulator yields the protein MAASRRPTLADVAREVGVSAKTVSRVLNEDGPVSARTREQVLAAVAELGFQPNLMARNIRVGGPDTTIGLVIPDLANPFFGAVARAIEDTVGERGLTLLMGSSADDPDRERALTDKFLARRVSILIVVPSVGADHSHLRSQRTAGLPIVFLDRPGVGLPTDSIVSSNRAGAQDGVAHLIAHGHHRIGFVGDLPVKLYTRRERLAGYRAALRAADIPYDRSLVANAHDQPGAEAATAQLLELADPPTAVFAGNNIMALGIVAQLARDKRKDVAVVAFDDVSLAEALEPALTVVAQDPEEIGRSAASTALARLDGDRSRARTITVPTRLIIRGSGEQPAPVRSG